One Pectobacterium colocasium DNA segment encodes these proteins:
- a CDS encoding N-acetylmuramoyl-L-alanine amidase, whose translation MLKWMVCIALGLLTGCQSASSLQEQNNYVLETALQSRAQESRIRFLVIHYTAEDFASSLNILTNEHVSAHYLIPAHPPLRRGKPLAWQLVPESQAAWHAGASSWRGFSRLNHSSIGIEIENTGYQRTLTGYTWEPFTASQIQLVTALARDIVDRYQIAPQNVVAHSDIAPQRKQDPGPLFPWRALAQAGIGAWPDAQRVAFYLNGRPAIQPVDEAVLLEKLGRYGYAVQETMTAREKRQVIAAFQMHFRPENYQGQPDAQSEAIVDALLEKYGSR comes from the coding sequence ATGTTAAAATGGATGGTCTGCATAGCGTTGGGGCTGTTGACGGGGTGCCAATCGGCTTCCTCGTTGCAGGAACAGAATAATTATGTGCTGGAGACCGCATTGCAGTCGCGTGCGCAGGAATCTCGCATCCGCTTTTTGGTGATTCACTACACGGCAGAAGACTTTGCCTCCTCGCTGAATATTCTGACGAATGAACACGTCAGTGCGCATTATCTCATTCCAGCACATCCACCCTTGCGGCGGGGCAAACCGCTTGCCTGGCAATTGGTGCCGGAATCTCAGGCTGCCTGGCATGCGGGAGCCAGCAGTTGGCGTGGGTTTAGCCGATTGAATCATTCCTCGATTGGTATTGAGATCGAAAATACGGGCTATCAGCGAACGCTAACGGGCTATACGTGGGAACCGTTCACCGCCTCGCAGATTCAACTTGTGACTGCTCTCGCCCGTGACATTGTCGATCGCTACCAGATTGCTCCACAGAATGTCGTCGCGCACAGCGATATTGCCCCACAGCGAAAACAAGATCCCGGGCCGCTATTCCCCTGGCGGGCGCTGGCACAGGCGGGAATCGGTGCCTGGCCGGATGCACAGCGGGTCGCATTTTATTTGAACGGACGACCCGCGATACAGCCAGTGGATGAAGCGGTTCTGCTGGAAAAATTGGGGCGCTATGGCTATGCGGTGCAGGAAACGATGACCGCGCGTGAGAAGCGGCAGGTGATTGCCGCTTTCCAGATGCATTTCCGCCCTGAAAAC
- the artP gene encoding arginine ABC transporter ATP-binding protein ArtP, whose product MSIQLNGINCFYGTYQALFDITLDCPAGETLVLLGPSGAGKSSLIRVLNLLEMPRSGTLSIAGNQFDFQRTPSDSAIRELRQNVGMVFQQYNLWPHLTVVQNLIEAPCRVLGLSKEEAKARADKLLTRLRLNDFADRFPLHLSGGQQQRVAIARALMMEPQVLLFDEPTAALDPEITAQVVNIIRELSETGITQVIVTHEVEFARKTASRVVYMENGRIVEQGDATHFTQPQTPEFAGYLSH is encoded by the coding sequence ATGAGTATTCAACTAAACGGCATTAACTGTTTCTACGGCACATACCAGGCGCTATTTGACATCACCCTCGATTGTCCTGCGGGTGAAACGCTGGTGCTTCTTGGCCCCAGCGGTGCGGGAAAAAGCTCGCTGATACGCGTTCTTAATCTGTTGGAAATGCCACGCTCTGGCACGCTTTCCATCGCCGGTAATCAGTTTGATTTTCAGCGCACGCCATCCGACAGCGCGATCCGTGAGTTGCGTCAGAACGTTGGGATGGTGTTCCAGCAATACAATTTATGGCCGCACCTGACCGTGGTGCAAAACCTGATTGAAGCGCCCTGCCGCGTGCTGGGGCTGAGTAAAGAAGAAGCCAAAGCGCGAGCAGACAAACTGCTGACGCGTCTGCGCCTCAATGACTTTGCCGATCGCTTCCCTCTTCATCTTTCTGGCGGACAACAACAGCGTGTCGCGATTGCCCGTGCGCTGATGATGGAACCTCAGGTTCTACTGTTTGATGAACCGACTGCCGCGCTGGATCCAGAGATTACCGCTCAGGTCGTCAACATTATCCGTGAATTGTCAGAAACCGGCATCACGCAGGTGATCGTGACTCACGAGGTTGAATTTGCCCGTAAAACGGCCAGCCGTGTGGTGTATATGGAAAACGGCCGCATTGTTGAACAGGGGGATGCGACGCACTTTACCCAGCCGCAGACGCCTGAATTCGCTGGTTACTTATCACATTGA